Proteins found in one Deltaproteobacteria bacterium GWC2_65_14 genomic segment:
- a CDS encoding cystathionine gamma-synthase (catalyzes the formation of cystathionine from L-cysteine and O-succinyl-L-homoserine) — MKRKRSIETVAAQAGVGADRAYGSVSVPIYPTAIYRYDAFGKHRGFDYSRSENPTRQAAEKALAELEGGTRAFAFSSGMAAVSAVMTLFGSGDRILCSDDLYGGTYRLFEQILKRSGLSFEYIDMGDTAKVARRIDRKTRALFIETPTNPLMKIADLRGAARIARERGILSIVDSTFMSPILQRPLELGSDIVIHSATKFLGGHNDLIGGAAVVSDPELGEKMHFAQKAVGAVLSPFDCWLLLRGIKTLPVRIARAQETAGVMAAFLSAHPFVRKVFYPGLPGHLRAAMHRSQSSGPGAILSFELAREEAVPAFLNSLKVVLLAESLGGVESLVTHPATMTHADIPPEEQAEVGLTPALVRLSVGMEHPDDLVADVAQALRRAQQGSRPRTAGR, encoded by the coding sequence ATGAAACGGAAGCGCTCGATCGAGACGGTTGCCGCGCAGGCGGGGGTGGGGGCCGACCGGGCCTACGGATCGGTGAGCGTCCCGATCTACCCGACCGCCATCTACCGGTACGACGCCTTCGGGAAGCACCGGGGGTTCGACTACTCCCGCTCGGAGAATCCCACCCGGCAGGCCGCGGAGAAGGCGCTCGCCGAACTGGAGGGAGGCACGAGGGCGTTCGCGTTCTCCTCCGGCATGGCCGCGGTTTCGGCGGTGATGACCCTGTTCGGTTCCGGAGACCGGATCCTCTGCTCGGACGACCTCTACGGGGGGACGTACCGGCTCTTCGAGCAGATCCTGAAGCGGAGCGGACTCTCCTTCGAGTATATCGACATGGGGGACACAGCAAAGGTCGCGCGGCGGATCGACCGGAAGACACGTGCCCTCTTCATCGAGACCCCGACGAACCCGCTCATGAAGATCGCGGATCTGCGCGGGGCCGCCCGGATCGCCCGGGAACGGGGGATCCTCTCCATCGTGGACAGCACCTTCATGTCGCCGATCCTGCAGCGACCGCTCGAGCTGGGGTCCGACATCGTGATCCACAGCGCGACCAAGTTCCTCGGCGGGCACAACGACCTGATCGGGGGCGCGGCGGTCGTGTCCGACCCGGAGCTGGGCGAGAAGATGCACTTCGCCCAAAAGGCGGTCGGCGCGGTCCTCTCCCCGTTCGACTGCTGGCTCCTCCTGCGCGGGATCAAGACGCTGCCGGTCCGGATCGCCCGGGCGCAGGAGACCGCCGGGGTCATGGCCGCCTTCCTGTCGGCCCACCCCTTCGTCCGGAAGGTCTTCTACCCCGGCCTCCCCGGCCACCTGCGCGCAGCGATGCACCGTTCGCAGTCCTCGGGACCCGGGGCGATCCTCTCCTTCGAGCTGGCCCGGGAAGAAGCCGTTCCCGCCTTCCTGAACTCCCTGAAGGTCGTCCTGCTGGCGGAGAGCCTGGGCGGCGTGGAGTCGCTCGTCACCCACCCCGCCACGATGACCCACGCGGACATCCCCCCGGAGGAGCAGGCCGAAGTAGGGCTGACCCCCGCCCTCGTACGGCTGTCGGTGGGGATGGAACACCCGGACGATCTGGTGGCGGATGTCGCGCAGGCGCTGCGAAGGGCTCAGCAGGGCTCCCGGCCCAGGACCGCGGGCAGGTAG